A part of Saccharomonospora amisosensis genomic DNA contains:
- a CDS encoding AAA domain-containing protein — MTVEMDEVRPELSELLRAVRAEIDAVIAAETGFHKVTLTDGRVVRSDGEQYEYSFAARGWTDTFADKPLLVRAGPGNEWESAELVTADRGRLLLRTSALLKARADLREDETVGLAVLAEQLEQAAGDSCELNLTAAGWLLGRDIPAAGQCPEPQRYVRDWRNLKLNDRQRAAVVRALGSDLVFIWGPPGTGKTEVLGYVGEGSYRQGRRVLFLAPTKVAVDRAVERLCELLSAESGFADGLLQRVGEIAISSLKEKYGDQIDPTKIVARLSAALTTKISALQDQHDVVDTQLTLRREYEELTRKVAQLRADAEQSARDAASAAARAETADREVGRLRKELAEIGEPSGLFAGRKARRRDELVGQVQAVGRDAADLEAQHQVATAEQQRLTAQAEALERKLSGLRPKLSGTESADRLAATVAGIRERLATLQEELRAVSNTVRANCRVMATTVAKAIQSRFLTNQFDTVVIDEAGMVNLPSAWYAAALAGKRVVVAGDFRQLPAVTRASSDRKATQETRLHSEHWMDRDAFYAAGLVDGRGRVRPRDYLVTLTTQYRMRSAICAVVNTIAYPDAPLITGRPDTSRLPPSPLLEAPLVLVDTASRRSAARGGSNGHRSNPVHEAVIHELVRGLQYDGVLPARKQEDCPSDARPSARMAVIAPYRDQVQALQGSLAYRFGAPYDEVVDTVHRFQGSQRPLVLIDTVAGAGDKVGFFYEGVGLSSATCRLLNVAVSRAQDHLVVVADLDFLNRNLHPHGEAARMMEYLQRYAHRLDVGDLVPFRAADELAGLGRHELDRPAFFPADEVPRAVEWDIDHARRSIDIYCAFLDSGPVERWLTRLKPRIDCGLRVTIHTRPVQRSGSGKQVMMLERAGCTVVQRERMHEKVVIIDGEVLWHGSLNLLAATGPTDLMMRITDPGSCARVRRIVERARPDRPTRPGQSARRGGQHQRGQEGRNAARLYLNVPYEEKDEAKKTANARWDPTARRWYVAPETPRHLVERWL; from the coding sequence GTGACCGTCGAGATGGACGAAGTCCGGCCGGAACTCAGTGAGCTGCTACGCGCGGTCCGTGCGGAGATCGATGCGGTGATCGCCGCGGAGACAGGGTTCCACAAGGTGACTCTGACCGACGGCCGAGTGGTGAGAAGCGATGGCGAACAGTACGAGTACTCGTTCGCTGCGCGGGGCTGGACGGACACGTTCGCCGACAAGCCGCTGCTGGTACGGGCCGGACCAGGCAACGAATGGGAGTCGGCGGAACTGGTTACTGCAGACCGTGGTCGGCTTCTGCTGCGCACGTCCGCCTTGCTGAAGGCGCGGGCTGATCTCCGAGAGGACGAGACGGTCGGACTGGCCGTGCTAGCGGAACAGCTAGAGCAAGCGGCTGGCGACTCCTGTGAATTGAACCTGACTGCGGCTGGGTGGTTGCTTGGTCGGGACATCCCAGCCGCAGGACAGTGTCCAGAGCCGCAGCGGTACGTTCGCGATTGGCGGAATCTGAAGCTGAACGATCGTCAGCGCGCCGCCGTCGTCCGCGCCCTCGGCAGCGACCTGGTCTTCATTTGGGGCCCACCCGGCACCGGCAAGACCGAGGTCCTCGGCTATGTGGGGGAGGGCAGCTACCGCCAGGGCCGCCGGGTGCTGTTCCTCGCGCCGACCAAGGTAGCCGTGGATCGGGCGGTGGAACGGCTGTGCGAGCTGTTGAGCGCCGAGAGCGGATTCGCCGACGGGCTCTTGCAGCGGGTCGGGGAGATCGCGATCAGCTCGCTCAAGGAGAAGTACGGCGACCAGATCGATCCGACCAAGATCGTCGCACGCTTGAGTGCTGCCCTGACCACTAAGATCAGTGCGTTGCAGGATCAGCATGACGTCGTTGACACGCAGCTGACGCTGCGCCGCGAGTATGAGGAGCTGACGCGAAAGGTGGCGCAGTTGCGGGCCGACGCCGAGCAGAGCGCTCGGGACGCCGCCTCGGCTGCGGCCCGGGCTGAGACTGCCGATCGGGAAGTGGGTCGGCTGCGCAAGGAGTTGGCCGAAATCGGCGAGCCCTCCGGTTTGTTTGCCGGCCGGAAGGCGCGGCGGCGCGACGAACTCGTGGGTCAGGTCCAGGCTGTCGGTCGGGATGCCGCCGACTTGGAGGCACAGCATCAGGTCGCCACTGCCGAACAGCAACGCCTTACGGCGCAGGCGGAGGCTTTGGAACGCAAGTTGAGCGGGCTCCGGCCAAAGCTGAGCGGCACCGAGTCCGCTGACCGGCTCGCGGCCACGGTGGCGGGGATCCGGGAACGTCTCGCAACGCTGCAGGAGGAACTTCGCGCTGTCTCGAATACGGTACGTGCCAACTGCCGTGTCATGGCGACGACAGTGGCCAAAGCGATTCAGTCCCGGTTCCTGACCAACCAGTTCGACACCGTGGTTATCGACGAGGCGGGCATGGTCAACCTCCCCTCGGCGTGGTACGCGGCGGCGCTGGCAGGCAAGCGCGTAGTCGTGGCCGGCGACTTCCGGCAACTTCCTGCGGTCACTCGTGCATCCAGCGACCGCAAGGCCACTCAGGAGACGAGGTTGCACTCCGAGCATTGGATGGATCGAGACGCCTTCTACGCGGCAGGTCTCGTCGACGGCCGTGGGCGTGTACGGCCTCGCGACTACCTGGTCACACTGACCACTCAGTACCGAATGCGTTCGGCGATCTGCGCGGTCGTGAACACAATCGCCTACCCCGACGCGCCGTTGATCACCGGACGACCGGACACCAGCCGGCTGCCCCCGTCGCCGTTACTAGAAGCTCCCTTGGTGCTGGTCGACACCGCATCCCGTCGCTCGGCTGCACGAGGCGGTTCGAATGGTCACAGGTCCAACCCGGTGCACGAAGCCGTGATCCACGAACTTGTCCGCGGGCTTCAGTACGACGGCGTGCTTCCGGCACGCAAGCAGGAAGACTGCCCGTCCGATGCTCGGCCGTCCGCTCGAATGGCGGTTATAGCCCCATACCGCGATCAGGTTCAGGCGCTGCAGGGTAGTCTTGCCTACCGGTTCGGCGCGCCCTACGACGAGGTCGTCGATACCGTGCACCGGTTCCAGGGCAGCCAGCGGCCCCTGGTCCTGATAGACACCGTTGCCGGTGCTGGGGACAAGGTCGGCTTCTTCTACGAGGGAGTAGGCCTTTCATCCGCGACCTGCCGACTGCTCAACGTGGCCGTGAGCCGCGCACAGGACCACCTCGTGGTGGTCGCCGACCTCGATTTCCTGAACCGGAACCTCCATCCTCACGGTGAAGCCGCCCGCATGATGGAGTACCTGCAGCGGTATGCGCACCGGCTCGACGTCGGCGATCTCGTCCCGTTCCGCGCGGCCGACGAACTCGCGGGCCTGGGCCGTCACGAACTGGATCGGCCGGCGTTCTTTCCCGCCGACGAGGTGCCGCGCGCCGTAGAATGGGACATCGACCACGCCCGGCGCAGCATCGATATCTACTGCGCGTTTCTCGACTCTGGCCCGGTCGAGCGCTGGCTCACGCGGCTCAAACCTCGCATCGACTGCGGCCTGCGCGTCACCATCCACACACGACCGGTTCAGCGATCCGGATCTGGGAAACAGGTGATGATGCTGGAGAGGGCAGGCTGCACTGTGGTCCAGCGCGAACGCATGCACGAAAAGGTCGTGATCATCGATGGCGAGGTGCTGTGGCACGGGTCGCTCAACCTGCTCGCTGCGACCGGACCCACCGACCTGATGATGCGCATCACCGATCCCGGGTCCTGCGCACGGGTGCGCCGCATCGTCGAGCGCGCTCGTCCTGACCGGCCAACTCGCCCCGGCCAGTCCGCCCGTCGCGGGGGCCAGCACCAGCGTGGGCAGGAAGGCAGAAATGCCGCCCGGCTGTACCTGAACGTGCCGTACGAGGAGAAGGACGAGGCCAAGAAGACCGCAAATGCCCGCTGGGATCCCACGGCCAGGCGCTGGTATGTGGCCCCTGAGACGCCCCGGCACCTCGTCGAACGCTGGCTGTAG
- a CDS encoding cytochrome P450: MGTFAQDTAGPPHSASVLRGSAVRYLPGELLASLHRKRGPVVRVGAGRSGFTYLLGPEANRFVFANSDLFRWRDAFDWLVPVDGPTSMLLSDGDEHRRRRGLVQPTMHHRRVAGYLDTMVDNTDQVIDTWRPGDTVDVYQGFRAAIRRTTLRTLFGARLARDERFFGDQLQVLLDLCDALPQTVTWKRRLATPQWRRAMVARGRIDERIHTEIAHIRDVGGDDSDVLTSLVHSRDEDGATLSDLEIRDQIVTLIVAGYETTSATLAWAIYSLLSVPGVRERARQEVRRVLGSRRPAPEDLKDLTYLNGIVRETLRLYPAVVVVGRKAARDFEFGGRVVRAGSMLAISPYVTHRLAELWHDPLRFRPERWDPGYRKPAPHEYLPFGAGPHRCVGSTMAATELTVMLARLLARTSLRLPRQRVRPVSMISMRPRNGLWVQVEDRTAD, encoded by the coding sequence ATGGGGACATTCGCACAGGACACAGCTGGGCCACCGCACTCGGCTTCGGTGCTTCGGGGAAGCGCCGTTCGGTACTTGCCCGGCGAGCTACTGGCGTCGCTTCACCGCAAACGCGGCCCGGTGGTCAGGGTGGGCGCCGGCCGGAGCGGTTTCACCTACCTGTTGGGGCCCGAAGCCAACAGGTTCGTTTTCGCCAACTCGGACCTCTTCCGGTGGCGGGACGCCTTCGACTGGCTGGTGCCGGTCGACGGGCCGACGTCGATGCTGCTCAGCGACGGCGACGAGCATCGCCGCAGGCGCGGGTTGGTGCAGCCGACGATGCACCATCGCCGGGTGGCCGGGTACCTCGACACGATGGTGGACAACACTGACCAGGTAATCGACACCTGGCGCCCGGGTGACACGGTGGACGTATACCAGGGGTTCCGCGCCGCTATCCGGCGTACGACGCTGCGGACGTTGTTCGGTGCCCGGCTCGCACGTGACGAACGGTTCTTCGGCGACCAGTTGCAGGTACTACTCGACCTGTGCGACGCGCTCCCGCAGACCGTCACCTGGAAACGGCGCCTCGCCACACCCCAATGGCGCCGGGCGATGGTCGCGCGCGGGCGGATCGACGAACGGATCCACACCGAGATCGCGCACATTCGAGACGTCGGCGGCGACGACTCCGACGTACTGACGTCGCTGGTTCACAGCCGCGACGAGGACGGCGCCACGCTCAGCGATCTTGAGATCCGGGACCAGATCGTCACCCTGATCGTCGCAGGCTACGAAACCACCAGCGCCACGCTGGCCTGGGCGATCTACTCCCTGCTGAGCGTGCCCGGTGTCCGGGAAAGGGCGCGGCAGGAGGTGCGGCGGGTACTCGGGAGTCGGCGACCCGCACCGGAGGACCTGAAGGACCTCACCTACCTCAACGGCATCGTGCGGGAAACACTACGGCTGTATCCCGCTGTCGTCGTGGTCGGCCGTAAGGCGGCACGGGACTTCGAGTTCGGCGGCCGGGTAGTTCGTGCGGGCAGCATGCTCGCGATCAGTCCATACGTGACACACCGGCTTGCGGAGTTGTGGCACGATCCGCTGCGGTTCCGTCCGGAACGTTGGGACCCCGGCTACCGCAAGCCCGCACCACACGAATACCTCCCCTTCGGGGCGGGGCCGCACCGCTGTGTCGGTTCGACGATGGCCGCCACCGAGCTCACTGTGATGCTCGCCCGGCTGCTGGCCAGAACGTCACTGCGGTTGCCGAGGCAGCGTGTTCGCCCGGTCAGCATGATCTCCATGCGGCCACGGAACGGCCTGTGGGTCCAGGTGGAGGATCGCACCGCCGACTAG
- a CDS encoding TetR/AcrR family transcriptional regulator: MSGVKQPDGRAERSRRTRAKIIAAATELFVAKGYGATSLREVADLAGVAVQTIYFVFHNKRTLFKEMVDATIAGDDEPVATMDRPWFREACTSPTAAEQLRAHVHGTAAILERVAPLTKAIDTAGASDPEIATLWNYQENPRYTVHAAAAQVLVSKPDARPGVSAEHAADLLYGLLSPELYLVFVRDRGWSSARWEDWARATLQAQLCADGAGPAG; this comes from the coding sequence ATGAGCGGTGTCAAGCAGCCGGACGGGCGGGCAGAGCGGTCCCGGCGAACGCGCGCCAAGATCATCGCGGCGGCGACCGAACTGTTCGTCGCGAAGGGCTACGGCGCGACCAGCCTGCGGGAAGTCGCGGACCTGGCCGGTGTCGCCGTTCAGACGATCTACTTCGTCTTCCACAACAAGCGCACGCTGTTCAAGGAGATGGTCGACGCGACGATCGCGGGCGATGACGAGCCGGTCGCGACGATGGACCGGCCCTGGTTCCGCGAGGCGTGTACCTCACCCACCGCGGCCGAACAGTTGCGCGCGCACGTCCACGGCACTGCCGCGATCCTCGAACGCGTCGCGCCGCTGACGAAGGCCATCGACACGGCGGGCGCCAGCGACCCTGAGATCGCCACGCTGTGGAACTATCAGGAGAACCCCCGGTATACCGTGCACGCGGCCGCGGCGCAGGTACTGGTCTCGAAGCCGGACGCGCGTCCAGGTGTATCCGCCGAGCACGCGGCCGACCTGCTGTACGGGTTGCTCAGCCCCGAGCTGTACCTGGTTTTCGTACGCGACCGCGGCTGGTCGTCGGCGCGGTGGGAAGACTGGGCGCGCGCGACCCTGCAGGCCCAACTGTGTGCCGACGGCGCTGGCCCGGCCGGCTAG
- a CDS encoding YwaF family protein, whose amino-acid sequence MGLFAAQREFSAYGPSHWLALLVFGVGAALVVRVGRGHPNQARALRFSRAFAVTILALSLARLIHSLLPPTVEDSVPLHISDLVPLVTAYALFFRSRWAYALTYYWGLVLSTQALVTPALTGPDFPHFNFLFFWGSHLLVVWAAIYLTWGLGMRVGWRSYRVTIAITAGWAAVAMSFNAVAGTNYGFLNRKPETVSVLDLLGPWPWYLLALAAMLLAVWALLTWPWVRHRDGARDSRRRIR is encoded by the coding sequence GTGGGACTGTTCGCAGCGCAGCGGGAGTTCAGCGCCTACGGCCCCTCACACTGGCTGGCACTGCTGGTGTTCGGCGTGGGAGCGGCACTGGTCGTCCGGGTCGGTCGTGGGCATCCCAACCAGGCGCGGGCGCTGCGCTTCAGTCGTGCGTTCGCGGTGACGATCCTCGCTCTCAGTCTCGCGAGACTGATCCACTCGCTGCTCCCGCCGACCGTCGAGGACTCCGTTCCGCTGCACATTTCCGACCTCGTGCCCCTGGTCACCGCCTACGCTCTGTTCTTCCGCAGCCGGTGGGCCTACGCGCTTACCTACTACTGGGGGCTCGTGCTCAGCACCCAGGCACTGGTCACACCGGCTTTGACCGGTCCGGACTTCCCCCACTTCAACTTCCTGTTCTTCTGGGGAAGTCACCTACTGGTCGTCTGGGCCGCCATCTACCTCACCTGGGGTCTCGGTATGCGCGTCGGGTGGCGTAGCTACCGCGTCACGATCGCGATCACGGCGGGCTGGGCGGCGGTGGCGATGAGCTTCAACGCCGTGGCGGGCACCAACTACGGCTTTCTCAATCGCAAACCCGAGACGGTCTCGGTGCTGGACCTGCTCGGCCCGTGGCCGTGGTACCTGCTGGCGCTCGCCGCCATGCTGCTGGCAGTGTGGGCGCTGCTTACCTGGCCCTGGGTGCGGCACCGCGACGGTGCCCGTGACTCACGACGCCGGATTCGCTGA
- a CDS encoding OsmC family protein, translated as MTTDHRSVRIERVAAGRYVAHNERGATIAFGGEDFSPVELLLAAIGGCTAIDTDIATSRRTEPTSFTVTVSGDKVSDRESGNRMENLSVTFAVRFPDGEQGDAARAMLPRTVALSHDKLCTVSRTVELGTPVRTVIE; from the coding sequence ATGACGACAGATCACAGGTCGGTACGTATCGAGCGAGTGGCCGCCGGACGGTACGTGGCGCACAACGAGCGCGGCGCCACGATCGCCTTTGGAGGTGAGGACTTCAGCCCGGTCGAGCTGCTGCTCGCCGCGATCGGTGGCTGCACGGCCATCGACACCGACATCGCGACCAGCAGAAGGACCGAGCCGACCTCGTTCACCGTGACGGTCAGCGGGGACAAGGTGTCGGACAGGGAGTCCGGAAACCGGATGGAGAACCTCAGCGTGACCTTCGCCGTGCGCTTCCCCGACGGCGAGCAGGGTGACGCGGCCCGCGCGATGCTGCCCCGCACGGTCGCGCTGTCGCACGACAAGCTCTGCACCGTGAGCCGCACCGTCGAACTCGGCACGCCCGTGCGCACGGTCATCGAGTAG
- a CDS encoding type II toxin-antitoxin system Phd/YefM family antitoxin yields MPEITPSELRNDSSRILSRVERGERFTVVRGNTPTAEVIPVQRRQYQTRAEIAEAVANLPAVDAARLRADIDAVVDSDVTFDE; encoded by the coding sequence ATGCCTGAGATCACTCCCAGTGAGCTGCGTAACGACAGCTCACGGATCCTGAGTCGGGTGGAGCGTGGAGAACGCTTCACGGTCGTCAGGGGCAACACACCCACCGCTGAGGTGATCCCCGTCCAGCGGCGCCAGTACCAGACACGAGCCGAGATCGCGGAAGCCGTAGCCAACCTGCCCGCGGTGGATGCGGCACGGCTGCGGGCTGACATCGATGCCGTGGTCGACAGCGACGTGACCTTTGATGAATGA
- a CDS encoding glycoside hydrolase family 15 protein, producing MSSHPIGEHALLSDRHSAALVTRQGSIDWLCFPRFDSPSVFGALLDDDAGHWSVNPAVPARAERSYVTGSMVLRTTFHTAEGTLELLDALALGDSPDPHRLGEYAPHQLLRGLRCTSGRVTVEASFRPRPEYGLIVPVLTATEGGILATGGPDQLLLATPIRHAPHDGDARARFDLDAGQSVYFALRRVPFGEPTPPMATQPEIAAALDETVAAWRSWSALHQKYDGPWRSLVHHSGRVLQALSYQPTGAIVAAPTTSLPELVGGERNWDYRYSWVRDASFTMQALWVAACPDEAYEFFGFMTAAAARYRPERPLQIMFGIGGEHDLSERVLTHLSGWRDSRPVRVGNGAWTQPQLDVYGELLDAAFRLREQLGELTPTTRTFLTGLADAAANQWRQPDNGIWEVRGEPRHFLYSKLMCWVALDRAAAMADQLHATDRAPAWRATAEEIRDAVLTHGFNPDVGAFTQSFGSSRLDAAALVLAIVGFLPATDPRVLSTTELIAERLTDRRGLVYRYQTTSGVDGIAGDEGTFVLCTFWLAHAYALAGRVERAREVFGRAAEYLNDVGLLAEEIDPATGEQLGNYPQAFSHIGLVNAAWAIHRAEQA from the coding sequence GTGAGTAGCCACCCGATCGGCGAGCACGCGTTGCTCTCGGACCGGCACTCGGCGGCGCTGGTGACCCGGCAGGGGTCGATCGACTGGCTCTGCTTTCCCCGCTTCGACAGCCCGTCGGTGTTCGGCGCGCTGCTCGACGACGACGCGGGACACTGGTCCGTCAACCCCGCGGTTCCCGCGAGAGCCGAGCGGAGCTACGTGACGGGCAGCATGGTGCTGCGCACGACGTTCCACACCGCGGAGGGCACCCTCGAACTGCTCGACGCGCTCGCGCTCGGAGACTCGCCCGACCCGCACCGCCTCGGCGAGTACGCGCCGCATCAGCTGCTGCGCGGGCTGCGCTGCACCAGCGGTCGCGTCACCGTGGAGGCGTCGTTTCGGCCGCGCCCCGAGTACGGGCTGATCGTTCCCGTGCTCACCGCCACCGAAGGCGGGATCCTCGCCACGGGTGGCCCGGACCAACTCCTGCTGGCCACACCGATCCGACACGCGCCGCATGACGGTGACGCCCGTGCCCGGTTCGACCTCGATGCCGGGCAGTCGGTGTACTTCGCGTTGCGGCGGGTCCCGTTCGGCGAACCGACGCCTCCGATGGCGACCCAGCCCGAGATCGCCGCGGCGCTGGACGAGACCGTCGCCGCGTGGCGCTCGTGGTCGGCGCTGCACCAGAAGTACGACGGCCCATGGCGGTCGCTGGTGCACCACTCGGGCCGGGTGTTGCAGGCACTGAGCTACCAGCCCACCGGTGCCATCGTGGCCGCGCCCACGACATCCCTGCCCGAACTGGTCGGCGGCGAGCGCAACTGGGACTACCGCTACTCCTGGGTTCGCGACGCCAGCTTCACCATGCAAGCACTGTGGGTCGCCGCCTGCCCTGACGAGGCCTACGAGTTCTTCGGCTTCATGACCGCGGCCGCGGCACGTTACCGCCCCGAGCGGCCGCTGCAGATCATGTTCGGAATCGGCGGCGAGCACGACCTGTCCGAGCGGGTGCTGACCCACCTGTCCGGCTGGCGTGACAGCCGCCCGGTCCGCGTCGGCAACGGCGCCTGGACCCAGCCGCAGTTGGATGTCTACGGCGAACTGCTCGACGCGGCCTTCCGGCTGCGTGAGCAACTCGGCGAGCTCACACCGACCACGCGCACCTTCCTCACCGGCCTGGCCGATGCGGCCGCCAACCAGTGGCGGCAACCGGACAACGGCATCTGGGAGGTGCGGGGCGAACCTCGGCACTTCCTCTACTCCAAGCTGATGTGCTGGGTGGCGCTCGACCGCGCGGCCGCGATGGCCGACCAGCTGCATGCCACCGACCGCGCACCCGCGTGGCGGGCCACGGCCGAGGAGATCCGCGACGCGGTGCTCACCCACGGCTTCAACCCGGACGTGGGAGCCTTCACCCAGTCCTTCGGTTCATCACGACTCGACGCCGCCGCGCTGGTGCTTGCGATCGTCGGCTTCCTGCCCGCCACCGACCCGCGCGTACTGTCCACAACAGAACTCATCGCCGAGCGGCTCACCGACCGGCGCGGACTCGTTTACCGGTATCAAACCACCTCCGGGGTCGACGGCATCGCCGGCGACGAGGGCACTTTCGTGCTGTGCACGTTCTGGCTGGCACACGCCTACGCCCTTGCCGGACGCGTCGAACGGGCGCGGGAGGTGTTCGGCCGAGCGGCCGAATACCTCAACGACGTGGGCCTGCTCGCCGAGGAGATCGACCCGGCAACCGGCGAGCAACTCGGCAACTATCCGCAAGCCTTCAGCCACATCGGGCTCGTCAACGCCGCCTGGGCCATCCACCGTGCCGAACAGGCATGA
- a CDS encoding type II toxin-antitoxin system VapC family toxin produces the protein MNEPLSPALLATNVVIDLGDGLDPNSLPGGALYLSAITLAELSAGVSAAKTADEQGARLRRLQWVESSFVPLPFDAEAARFYGQLYGRIRAAGRQPRRRLADLQIAAIAGAHGWPLVTRNPSDFAGLEKLVTAIGV, from the coding sequence ATGAATGAGCCGCTCTCGCCGGCCCTGTTGGCCACCAATGTCGTCATCGACCTCGGTGACGGACTCGATCCGAATTCTTTGCCGGGCGGTGCCCTGTACCTGAGCGCGATCACCCTGGCCGAACTCTCTGCCGGGGTGTCCGCGGCCAAGACCGCGGACGAACAGGGGGCCCGACTGCGTCGACTGCAGTGGGTCGAAAGCAGCTTCGTTCCGCTGCCATTCGACGCCGAGGCCGCTCGGTTCTACGGGCAGCTTTACGGACGCATTCGTGCTGCAGGCCGCCAACCACGCCGTCGCCTCGCCGACCTGCAAATCGCCGCGATCGCAGGTGCTCACGGCTGGCCTCTTGTCACCCGTAACCCCTCCGATTTCGCGGGGCTGGAGAAACTGGTCACCGCCATCGGCGTTTGA
- a CDS encoding peroxiredoxin, translating into MGLHLGDEAPNFTTETTEGEIDFHQWKAGAWAVLFSHPADYTPVCTTELGRTAVLNDEFKKRNVKSIAVSVDPVEDHRGWAPDIRDVGGTDLNFPIIADPDRKVSELYDMIHPGEGDTSTVRSVFIIDPQNKVRLTLTYPKSVGRNFDEILRVIDALQLTDAHPVATPADWTPGNRVIVSPTMATDDAKQRFEQVEEVKPYLRWAAYPQS; encoded by the coding sequence ATGGGCTTGCACCTGGGCGACGAGGCGCCGAACTTCACAACGGAGACCACCGAAGGCGAGATCGACTTTCACCAGTGGAAAGCCGGTGCGTGGGCGGTGCTGTTCAGCCACCCGGCGGACTACACGCCGGTGTGCACGACCGAACTGGGCCGCACCGCCGTGCTGAACGACGAGTTCAAGAAGCGCAACGTCAAGTCGATCGCGGTGTCGGTGGACCCGGTGGAGGACCACCGTGGTTGGGCGCCGGACATCCGGGACGTCGGTGGCACCGACCTGAACTTCCCGATCATCGCCGACCCTGACCGTAAGGTCTCCGAGCTGTACGACATGATTCACCCGGGCGAGGGTGACACCTCGACGGTGCGCTCGGTGTTCATCATCGACCCGCAGAACAAGGTGCGGCTGACGCTGACCTACCCGAAGTCCGTCGGGCGCAACTTCGACGAGATCCTGCGGGTCATCGACGCGTTGCAGCTCACCGACGCGCACCCGGTAGCCACCCCGGCGGACTGGACGCCCGGTAACCGGGTGATCGTGTCCCCCACGATGGCGACCGACGACGCCAAGCAGCGGTTCGAGCAGGTCGAGGAGGTCAAGCCTTACCTGCGTTGGGCGGCCTACCCGCAAAGCTGA
- a CDS encoding TetR/AcrR family transcriptional regulator, protein MRGQDGAEPSRKQRAADAAIEVIAAEGLRGLTHRAVDTWAGLPQGSTSSCFRTRVALLAAVLDRLVELDEAMLASIPENDWSIDTPEHRCEIVTMLTELLLYWLGPARSRTRARMELYLDATRRAELLPELEAANRRFIDRTAAGMRTAGLDHPERAARLLIAYLDGLLYDALARPYLGENDRAALYQAIDTMVRGITSPPD, encoded by the coding sequence GTGCGAGGGCAGGACGGTGCAGAACCGAGTCGCAAGCAACGCGCCGCGGACGCGGCCATCGAGGTGATCGCCGCCGAGGGCCTGCGCGGCCTCACTCACCGGGCGGTCGACACGTGGGCCGGACTACCACAGGGCAGCACCAGCAGCTGTTTCAGAACCCGGGTCGCCCTGCTCGCGGCCGTCCTGGATCGGCTGGTCGAACTCGACGAGGCCATGCTGGCGAGCATCCCGGAGAACGACTGGAGCATTGACACCCCCGAGCATCGCTGCGAGATCGTCACGATGTTGACGGAACTGCTCCTCTACTGGTTGGGGCCGGCCCGGTCGCGTACCCGCGCGCGCATGGAGCTATACCTTGACGCGACCCGCCGTGCGGAACTGCTGCCCGAGTTGGAAGCCGCCAACCGCCGGTTCATTGACCGGACCGCCGCCGGCATGCGAACCGCGGGCCTCGATCACCCCGAACGGGCGGCCCGGCTGCTGATCGCCTACCTGGACGGGTTGCTCTACGACGCGCTGGCTCGACCCTATCTCGGCGAGAATGACAGGGCCGCCCTGTATCAGGCCATCGACACCATGGTGCGCGGCATCACCTCCCCGCCGGATTGA
- a CDS encoding LLM class flavin-dependent oxidoreductase yields the protein MHELAFGFSLLPSLDLDAHVELVTAAGAGGLDLVGIQDHPYVPGYLDTFVLAGALLARTNTVTVFPDVANLPLPQPAMLAKTSAALDLVSKGRFELSLGAG from the coding sequence ATGCACGAACTGGCCTTTGGCTTCTCCCTGCTACCGAGCCTGGATCTGGACGCACATGTCGAGCTGGTTACGGCAGCCGGAGCAGGCGGTCTGGACCTGGTGGGAATCCAGGACCATCCCTACGTACCGGGCTACCTGGACACCTTCGTGCTCGCCGGTGCTCTGCTCGCGCGCACCAACACAGTCACGGTGTTCCCTGACGTGGCCAACCTGCCGTTGCCCCAACCCGCGATGCTGGCGAAGACCTCGGCCGCGCTGGACCTGGTGTCCAAGGGCAGGTTCGAGCTCTCCCTCGGCGCGGGTTGA